Proteins from a single region of Thunnus albacares chromosome 14, fThuAlb1.1, whole genome shotgun sequence:
- the pik3ap1 gene encoding phosphoinositide 3-kinase adapter protein 1, which translates to MHLQNFTAMEEHISSIQSAYSESLSTYELLILHTAEAQEWATYLQQILKSSHRFRRSSILMYAVGPDDQVHGYNFEYFHSCKCIVLLLTGAFIDILCDPELHGALQRLLYPSHRVVALLCGVSEDDILTESFEDWPSWRKLYAEDEPALYVSTVLEVIADSRRAEAERDSISAAAAGLHITAASLTENPTSDETEEVVSEQQKEPVLKDEGPVSLGISATEEMSSPTHSTCLTVQPNRVLCGEREIIFIIFTHKVDEQSVPEVEFSCEHVDAKRVLGTVENEYTISVTAPDMPAGVISLTMYTDQSCISLKPVTYYTHMGEVNRHLENATDPVNFICQAFNLTSNLTESLDHMLTDSLKSRMPANSLQLFGIRQIEEDNMAAYQRNEELPTLLHFAAKYGLKKLTTLLLQCPGALQAYSVMNKHGDYPNTLAEKSGFSDLRQFMDEFVETADMLKSHFADTINADDGAEVYEMMSNTSQDIMMKYSGGSEDIYESMLGINPECAEDLYEVMEAVTENPEEAMLRKFFQAKPQASVDEDNREHFKSEEEEKEDQNDLDQIEEGEDPYDLCPEDIYYTVDSDSTYNPGVVNRPPAPIPRPEHEPKAEKSMTYISRVFSDKSTSQRQMMETGYSSVQVQPVSDPPTPLYDPYAGMKTPGQRQLISLQERVKVGEITVDEAVQEFKAWQFDHERRATSLRYQQENLKRLRESITRRHKEREKTGKDLEYEISAPLQRNLYWGSNMTLECAVYEPAPRAVAPPPPVAHTIQRGNWKTGSTSSTSSTESNRLSIHSTLSYSSGTEPDFEDAVENLPPPPRPPRPSEPAPVIPPPRIPPRIPERAPDKMLQERYISCPTRALPQRPTQRQRNSAPPIPRRLR; encoded by the exons ATGCACCTTCAAAACTTCACAGCCATGGAAGAACACATCTCAAGTATTCAATCAG CATATTCTGAATCCCTCTCCACATATGAGTTGTTAATTCTACACACTGCTGAGGCACAGGAGTGGGCGACATATCTGCAGCAGATCTTGAAATCATCTCATAGATTCCGCAGAAGTTCTATTTTGATGTATGCAGTCGGCCCAGACGATCAGGTCCATGGATATAACTTTGAATATTTCCACAGCTGCAAGTGCATCGTGCTGCTTCTCACGGGAGCATTCATAGACATCCTCTGTGACCCTGAACTGCACGGGGCACTTCAGAGACTCCTTTATCCTTCGCACAGAGTGGTAGCGCTGTTGTGTGGAGTGTCAGAGGATGACATACTGACGGAGAGCTTTGAAGACTGGCCGAGCTGGAGGAAACTCTATGCTGAGGATGAGCCTGCTCTCTATGTCTCCACTGTTTTGGAGGTCATCGCTGACA gCAGACGAGCGGAGGCTGAACGTGACAGCATATCTGCAGCCGCAGCAGGGTTGCACATCACTGCAGCCTCTTTAACTGAAAATCCCACCAGTGATGAAACAGAGGAAGTGGTGTCAGAACAGCAAAAAGAACCTGTCCTGAAGGATGAAGGACCTGTAAGCCTGGGGATTTCAGCCACTGAAGAAATGAGTTCGCCCACGCACAGCACCTGTCTCACTGTTCAACCAAACAGAGTTCTGTGCGGG GAGCGGgagatcatttttattattttcacacacaaagtGGATGAGCAGTCGGTACCAGAGGTGGAGTTTTCGTGTGAACATGTAGATGCTAAAAGAGTCCTGGGCACTGTGGAGAATGAATACACTATAAGTGTCACTGCCCCTG ATATGCCTGCTGGAGTGATATCACTCACTATGTACACTGACCAATCATGTATCAGTTTGAAGCCTGttacatattatacacacatGGGAGAAGTCAATCGGCATCTTGAAAATGCTACGGATCCCGTTAACTTCATCTGCCAG GCCTTCAACTTGACGTCCAATTTAACAGAATCACTGGACCACATGCTAACTGACTCACTGAAATCCAGGATGCCTGCAAATAGTCTTCAGCTGTTTGGAATCAGACAGATTGAAGAAGACAATATGGCGGCAT ATCAGCGTAACGAGGAGCTTCCCACACTGCTCCACTTTGCTGCCAAGTACGGCCTGAAGAAGCTGACCACCCTTCTTCTTCAGTGTCCTGGCGCTCTGCAGGCTTACAGCGTGATGAACAAGCACGGAGACTACCCAAACACGCTGGCAGAGAAGAGTGGCTTCTCAGATCTCAGACAGTTCATGGACGAATTTGTT GAGACAGCAGACATGCTCAAGTCTCACTTTGCAGACACCATCAACGCAGACGACGGCGCAGAGGTGTATGAGATGATGTCAAATACGTCTCAAGATATCATGATGAAGTATTCAGGTGGCTCAGAGGACATATATGAGTCTATGCTCGGGATAAACCCTGAATGTGCAGAGGACCTCT ATGAGGTGATGGAGGCAGTAACCGAAAACCCAGAGGAAGCTATGCTTAGGAAGTTTTTCCAag CAAAACCTCAAGCCAGTGTAGACGAGGACAACAGAGAACACTTTaaaagtgaggaagaggaaaaagaggaccAGAATGACTTAGATCAAATTGAAGAAGGGGAGGACCCATACGACCTCTGCCCAGAGGATATCTATTATACTGTGGATTCAGACAGTACCTATAACCCAGGAGTTGTGAACCGTCCACCAGCCCCCATTCCCAGACCTGAACATGAGCCTAAGGCTGAGAAGTCCATGACCTACATCTCTAGAG TATTTTCAGATAAAAGTACATCCCAAAGGCAAATGATGGAAACAGGATATTCTTCAG TTCAAGTTCAGCCTGTGTCGGACCCCCCCACACCTTTGTATGACCCCTATGCTGGGATGAAAACACCTGGACAGAGACAGCTCATATCCCTGCAGGAGAGGGTGAAAGTCGGGGAAATTACTGTGGATGAAGCCGTCCAAGAGTTCAAGGCCTGGCAATTTGACCATGAACGCAGGGCCACCTCCTTACGCTATCAGCAG gaAAATCTGAAAAGATTACGAGAAAGCATCACCAGGCgtcacaaagagagagaaaagacaggaaaggACCTtg AATATGAGATAAGTGCTCCGCTGCAGAGAAACTTATATTGGGGCTCCAATATGACATTAGAGTGTGCGGTGTATGAGCCGGCACCCAGAGCGGTGGCTCCTCCCCCTCCAGTGGCTCATACTATTCAGAGAGGCAACTGGAAGACAGGTAGCACGTCCAGCACATCCA GTACAGAGAGCAACAGACTCAGCATTCACAGCACCTTGAGCTACAGCAGCGGGACAGAGCCGGACTTTGAG gacGCAGTAGAGAACCTCCCTCCTCCACCACGACCTCCGCGACCCTCTGAACCTGCACCCGTCATTCCACCGCCCAGAATTCCCCCACGGATCCCAGAAAG GGCACCAGACAAGATGCTGCAAGAGCGCTACATATCCTGCCCGACTCGAGCACTTCCTCAAAGACCCACTCAAAGACAGAGAAACTCAGCACCTCCCATACCTCGTCGCTTGCGGTGA